One Streptomyces sp. R28 DNA window includes the following coding sequences:
- a CDS encoding transcriptional regulator produces MTRREISRYEKFENVPTNHTLAHIAVACGVPYEELLREAKAARTRRRRGNVREEEDQDDVKRRTLLGSAAIGISAAAEPWGRLAFALSKGSRIDTPAAVALINRAADLHVQELNLSARRLQSAVESHLDAITAALPHAGEHERALTIAAGETAALAGWVAWDVGEYDKAGAYYDVTTECAAKAGHPALRALALTYASYGAPTPKRKLELLSQASQDVRGHGNATAAAWVLGRHAEEAGAAGDETGALRALDRARFAYDFADHTSEQAWVRFVTPYRMDSLALSVYGQLGRSELTATADTAVDRLGDELPDGGVVVLGDLAAALLRGGDVEQGVYVSRQFTAASQAKPNTMGKERAAKIAAWLPDSERELAQHLRQFAS; encoded by the coding sequence ATGACCCGCCGGGAGATCAGCCGCTACGAGAAGTTTGAGAACGTCCCTACGAACCACACACTCGCCCACATCGCGGTGGCCTGCGGCGTCCCTTACGAAGAATTACTGCGGGAGGCCAAGGCCGCCCGCACCCGACGGAGGAGGGGGAACGTCCGTGAAGAGGAGGACCAGGACGACGTGAAGCGCCGCACGCTGCTGGGCAGCGCCGCCATTGGCATAAGCGCGGCTGCCGAGCCCTGGGGCCGGCTCGCCTTCGCCCTCAGCAAGGGCTCCCGTATCGACACGCCCGCTGCGGTCGCGCTCATCAACCGAGCTGCTGACCTGCATGTCCAGGAACTCAATCTCAGTGCCCGCCGCCTGCAAAGCGCCGTTGAGTCCCACCTTGACGCGATCACCGCAGCCCTGCCTCACGCCGGCGAGCACGAGCGGGCGCTCACCATCGCTGCCGGGGAAACCGCCGCCCTTGCCGGATGGGTGGCCTGGGACGTGGGTGAGTACGACAAGGCCGGCGCCTACTACGACGTCACGACTGAGTGCGCGGCGAAGGCCGGGCATCCTGCCCTCAGAGCCTTGGCCCTCACCTACGCCAGCTACGGGGCTCCGACACCCAAGAGGAAGCTGGAACTCCTGTCCCAAGCCTCCCAGGATGTGCGCGGCCACGGCAACGCCACGGCCGCAGCGTGGGTCCTCGGAAGGCACGCGGAGGAAGCAGGCGCGGCCGGCGACGAGACAGGAGCGCTGCGTGCGCTCGACCGAGCACGCTTCGCTTACGACTTCGCGGATCACACCAGCGAGCAGGCGTGGGTCCGCTTTGTGACGCCGTACCGGATGGATTCGTTGGCCCTTTCTGTGTACGGCCAGTTGGGGCGATCCGAACTCACTGCCACGGCCGACACCGCGGTCGACCGCCTCGGGGACGAACTACCGGATGGCGGCGTTGTCGTCCTCGGTGATCTCGCCGCGGCCCTGCTGCGCGGAGGCGACGTCGAACAAGGCGTCTACGTATCGCGCCAGTTCACGGCCGCGTCACAGGCCAAGCCCAATACGATGGGCAAGGAACGCGCCGCGAAAATCGCCGCATGGCTCCCCGACAGTGAGCGGGAACTCGCCCAGCACTTGCGGCAGTTCGCGTCCTGA
- the cutA gene encoding divalent-cation tolerance protein CutA — MANEMVIAQTTIDNEDQARALARGAVESKLAAGVHIDAPITAVYWWKNEVETAREWRISYMTTTDRLPQLEAWLSEKHPYDVPQWITLPVTGGSEAYLSWIVEETTRD; from the coding sequence ATGGCCAACGAGATGGTGATCGCGCAGACGACCATCGACAACGAGGACCAGGCGAGGGCGCTGGCACGGGGCGCGGTTGAGAGCAAGTTGGCAGCGGGCGTTCACATCGACGCTCCGATCACCGCCGTCTACTGGTGGAAGAACGAGGTCGAGACGGCGCGAGAGTGGCGAATCTCGTACATGACGACGACAGACCGTCTCCCGCAGCTGGAGGCGTGGCTGTCCGAGAAGCACCCGTATGACGTCCCCCAGTGGATCACGCTGCCTGTGACCGGCGGGTCGGAGGCGTACCTGTCGTGGATTGTTGAGGAGACCACGCGGGACTGA